In a genomic window of Chaetodon auriga isolate fChaAug3 chromosome 1, fChaAug3.hap1, whole genome shotgun sequence:
- the gpalpp1 gene encoding GPALPP motifs-containing protein 1, translating into MSSDKLIGPALPPMLRKEESDSDSENENGFSGPALPPGYKRGEPSSSSDDSDQEVMAKRAKTWHTDADRSAERAEKTKVQENEDDGFFGPALPPGFKKQQSSPERPPVLGPALPPGFRRAAYENDDDDDGGDGEDFPGPALPPGYRAESSSSEDEDVIGPMPSKGPIQDSVALDFERRALRMKEKLTGEDAPEVLARETWMTELPPELQHIGLGARTFKKRSGPENKDRSIWTDTPADRERKTRERLEGKKKGEVEKDDVPQLSQKDLEMAEKVSKYNESKRAESLISLHTKTMKEKAKERADKPVERRPFDRDADLQVNRFDEAQKQRLLKKSQELNTRFSHSKDRMFL; encoded by the exons ATGTCGTCTGATAAACTGATCGGACCTGCCTTACCGCCGATGTTAAGGAAGGAGGAGAGCGACAGTGACTCTGAGAATGAAAACGGAT TCTCTGGCCCCGCTTTGCCTCCCGGTTATAAACGGGGGGAACCGTCGAGCTCCTCGGATGACAGTGACCAGGAGGTGATGGccaaaagagcaaaaacatggcacacagatgcagacagatcTGCAGAGAG GGCAGAGAAGACTAAGGTACaagaaaatgaagatgatgGTTTCTTTGGACCAGCCCTGCCTCCAGGATTTAAGAAACAACAGAGCTCCCCAGAAAG GCCGCCTGTGCTGGGACCAGCTTTGCCTCCTGGGTTTCGCAGAGCAGCGTATGaaaacgatgatgatgatgatggtggagatggagaggattTCCCAGGGCCTGCTCTGCCTCCAGGCTACCGGGCTGAGTCCTCTAGCAGCGAGGATGAGGATGTGATCGGACCGATGCCGTCTAAAGGGCCAATTCAAGACTCTGTGGCTCTGGACTTTGAGCGGAGAGCTCTAAGGATGAAAGAGAAGCTGACAGGAGAG GATGCTCCCGAGGTGCTGGCCAGAGAAACATGGATGACAGAACTCCCACCAGAACTGCAGCACATTGGCTTGGGGGCTCGAACCTTCAAGAAGAGGTCGGGTCCAGAGAACAAGGATCGCTCCATTTGGACAGATACACCCGCAGACAGGGAGCGCAAAACCAGG GAACGCCttgagggaaagaagaagggtgAAGTGGAGAAAGATGATGTCCCACAGCTCTCTCAGAAGGACTTGGAAATGGCAGAGAAAGTGTCTAAGTATAAT GAGTCTAAACGTGCTGAGTCTCTGATTAGTttgcacacaaagacaatgaagGAAAAGGCGAAGGAGAGGGCTGACAAACCAGTGGAAAGGAGACCGTTCGATCGGGATGCAGACCTGCAGGTGAATCGCTTTGATGAAGCTCAGAAGCAGCGGCTGCTGAAGAAATCTCAGGAACTGAACACACGGTTCTCCCACAGCAAGGACAGAATGTTCCTGTGA
- the gtf2f2a gene encoding general transcription factor IIF subunit 2 isoform X1 translates to MSEKGEVDLTGAKQNTGVWLVKVPKYLSQQWAKATGRGEVGKLRICKKGNQGKAEVSFTLNEELTVIEGIEDKTVSAPREHPFTMQSVGGQTLAVFTETSSGQSEERSDGSSSVSGAGAGPDKVALEGVVVQRAECRPAVSESYMRLKRIQIEESSKPVRLSQQLKNPVTSNYKPVANHTYNLEYERKKKEEGKRARADKQQVLDMLFSAFEKHQYYNIKDLVDITKQPVIYLKEILRDIGIYNVKGTHKNTWELKPEYRHYQGEEKTDE, encoded by the exons ATGTCAGAGAAAGGAGAAGTGGACTTAACTGGTGCCAAGCAGAACACGGGTGTGTGGCTTGTAAAG GTGCCCAAATACCTCTCTCAGCAGTGGGCAAAGGCGACGGGCAGAGGCGAGGTTGGGAAACTCCGAATCTGCAA GAAAGGAAACCAAGGAAAAGCAGAG GTGTCTTTCACATTGAACGAAGAGCTGACTGTGATCGAGGGTATAGAGGATAAGACTGTGTCTGCGCCCCGCGAGCACCCGTTCACCATGCAGTCAGTGGGAGGTCAGACGCTGGCCGTGTTCACAGAGACTTCATCAG GCCAGTCAGAAGAGAGATCTGATGGCAGCAGCTCAGTTTCGGGGGCAGGGGCAGGTCCAG ATAAAGTAGCATTGGAGGGAGTGGTGGTGCAGCGAGCTGAGTGCAGACCTGCCGTTAGTGAAAGCTATATGAGGCTGAAGAG GATACAAATTGAGGAGTCCTCCAAGCCAGTCAGGCTGTCACAGCAGTTGAAAAATCCTGTCACCAGCAACTACAAACCTGTGGCCAACCATACATACAAT cttgagtatgagaggaaaaagaaggaggagggcaAGAGAGCAAGAGCGGACAAACAGCAGGTGTTGgacatgttgttttctgcttttgagAAGCACCAGTACTACAACATCAAAGACCTGGTGGATATCACCAAACAGCCTGTG ATTTACTTGAAGGAGATCTTGCGTGACATTGGCATCTACAACGTGAAGGGGACACACAAGAATACCTGGGAGCTCAAGCCAGAATATCGACATTACCAAGGCGAGGAAAAGACTGACGAATAG
- the gtf2f2a gene encoding general transcription factor IIF subunit 2 isoform X2, with the protein MSEKGEVDLTGAKQNTGVWLVKVPKYLSQQWAKATGRGEVGKLRICKKGNQGKAEVSFTLNEELTVIEGIEDKTVSAPREHPFTMQSVGGQTLAVFTETSSDKVALEGVVVQRAECRPAVSESYMRLKRIQIEESSKPVRLSQQLKNPVTSNYKPVANHTYNLEYERKKKEEGKRARADKQQVLDMLFSAFEKHQYYNIKDLVDITKQPVIYLKEILRDIGIYNVKGTHKNTWELKPEYRHYQGEEKTDE; encoded by the exons ATGTCAGAGAAAGGAGAAGTGGACTTAACTGGTGCCAAGCAGAACACGGGTGTGTGGCTTGTAAAG GTGCCCAAATACCTCTCTCAGCAGTGGGCAAAGGCGACGGGCAGAGGCGAGGTTGGGAAACTCCGAATCTGCAA GAAAGGAAACCAAGGAAAAGCAGAG GTGTCTTTCACATTGAACGAAGAGCTGACTGTGATCGAGGGTATAGAGGATAAGACTGTGTCTGCGCCCCGCGAGCACCCGTTCACCATGCAGTCAGTGGGAGGTCAGACGCTGGCCGTGTTCACAGAGACTTCATCAG ATAAAGTAGCATTGGAGGGAGTGGTGGTGCAGCGAGCTGAGTGCAGACCTGCCGTTAGTGAAAGCTATATGAGGCTGAAGAG GATACAAATTGAGGAGTCCTCCAAGCCAGTCAGGCTGTCACAGCAGTTGAAAAATCCTGTCACCAGCAACTACAAACCTGTGGCCAACCATACATACAAT cttgagtatgagaggaaaaagaaggaggagggcaAGAGAGCAAGAGCGGACAAACAGCAGGTGTTGgacatgttgttttctgcttttgagAAGCACCAGTACTACAACATCAAAGACCTGGTGGATATCACCAAACAGCCTGTG ATTTACTTGAAGGAGATCTTGCGTGACATTGGCATCTACAACGTGAAGGGGACACACAAGAATACCTGGGAGCTCAAGCCAGAATATCGACATTACCAAGGCGAGGAAAAGACTGACGAATAG